The Geoalkalibacter subterraneus genome contains the following window.
ACATCACCCCCGAAGGGTTGTCCCGCCTGCAGGGCTACAGCTTCCCGGGCAACGTGCGCGAACTGGAAAACATCATCGAGCGCGCCATGATCCTGGCCACAGGTAACGCCCTTTGCACCGACACCCTGCTCCTCGGCGGCATGACGCCCGCACCGGCCCAAACCTCAGGCGGCAAGCCCCTCGCCATGGAAGAGGCGGAGAAGAACCACATCCTCCAGGTGCTCGCCCAATGCGGCGGCCGAAAAGGAGAAGCCGCCGATCTGCTCGGCATCAACAAGAGCACCCTGTGGCGCAAGATGAAACGCTTCGGAATCGAGTAACTATCCCCCGGCTTTGCAGGGGGATAGTTACTCCAAGCTTGGTTCCCAGGATAAATCCAGTCCTTTCTCGGAACTTCGACGGGTTTCTCCTGGGACTCGGGACGAAGCGCAGGTGGCTGGTAGTTCTTCGGGGAAAACGACTGCAGGACATCCTGCAGGCGTTCCTTGCCGAACTCCCGAATGGCCAGTTCCTGCATGGCGTTGAATCTCTGCCGTAGCTTGTTCCAGGCATCGTCGGGGAGCTTCCCGGCCTTGTGCGCGGCTTGGGTGGTGGCCATGCGGGAACGTAGCCAGGCAAAGTATTCAGGCGACAGACGGCGACACAGCGTGCCGTCGATCTCCATGTCTTCAGGCCAGTCGCGTGCGTCTTCGATCTCGTGGACGTTGAGCCCAGTGGAGACATAGATTGCGGGCTGCGGTGGTATTTGGGGAATGTCTCTCACGCTGGACTGGAATTTCTCTGGTGGGAGCCGCCGAAACAGTGAGTCAAAAAAATATTTCAGCCCATAGGGGGTGAGACCTCTGGATTTACCACCGCAACCACCGCAAAGGCCATGAAAGCCTTGCCTGGCAATGGTTTGGCGTGCGGTGGTTATCCACCGCAAGGGACAGCGGTGTTCACCGCACCACCGCAAAAGAAAAGGACGCCCGAGAGCGTCCTGGATGATTGGGTCAGTATGGCGTGGAATCAGAGATTGGCGGTCTTGACGATCCGGCACTCGAAGTTCTTGGTGTGGGCGTTGCGCTGCCGGTCGATGTCAAACCCGGCGTCCCGGATGACGTCCAGGTCGTTGCTGATGCGCCGACCGAGCTGGGCGGGCTTCTTGTATTCGAACTCGAGGTTGAATTCCCGGCCGACCCTGCGCAGCGCCGCGAGCAGCCGTCCCGCCGACACCGCAGCCGAAGCAGTACCAGCCCTGTTTGTCGAGCATCACGTGCAGCGACAGGCGCGACTGGCTCTGATGGTTGGGGCAGTCGCACATCAAGCGCTGGCCGGTCTCCTGGGTGATCCGTCCCGGCAGGAGTTCCCGGGCCACGTCACCGATGTCCATCTCGGTGACGAGCCGGTAATACTCCCTGACGTTATCCGTTCCGCCCATACTCATTCGGCCTCCGCGACACGGGCGAAATCGGCATCCGCGTGCTGGGCTGCGTCCAGAAACAGGGGCAAAAAGGTCCGGCGGTCATCCACCTGGCAACGCTTGGCGCAGTTCTGGATGCCCCAATGGTCACCCAGGACAATGGCGGTGCGCCGGGCGCGGTTCACCCCGGTGTAGAGCAGATTGCGGTGGTGCATGAAGGAATGCGCCTTGTGGACCACCACCACGGCGCAGGGGAACTCGGAGCCCTGGGTTTTGTGAATGGTGAGCGCATAGGCGAGCTGCAGATCCTGCAGGTCGGGCGAACTCTTCTCCAGCTCTACCGGCATGCCGTCGAAGTCGATGACCAGGGTGGCGTTCGCGAGGACATCGACCACATAGCCGATGGCCCCGTTCATCACGTTCAGGTCGTAGTTGTTCCGGGTCTGGATGACCTTGTCGTGCTTGAGAAACGGGGCGCGGCGGCCCATGAAAAACACTGTGCCGCCTGAATCCGGCTCAGGCACCTGGCCGATAAGGGGCGCGAATATCTCAGTCTTGTCCCGACAGGTCAGGGCAAAGGCTTCTCGGTTACTGGATTGCCCGGGAAACGGTGGTCATCGAAGGTTGTTCGGGATGAGGAAACCACGCTTTCTATCTCTCGTCATTCCCAACCAGTCGAGCCCCCATTTCGAAGGCCTTCGCACAGTCGAGGGGAAACACTTCCTTCCGTCTCTGGGCTTTTTTCTCAGGGTCAAACCGTGGAGCATAAACCTTTGAGTAGTCTTCGAACTGGTAGGTATCATAACTACACAGTGTCTCTGAAACTCCAAATATCATTTTCAGGATCATCTCAGTGGTGCTGATGTGATGGTCAAACCCCAGTTCTTCAGCCATCTCCTCGGTTGCACCCAGGGTGTAGATAGAACCGGTCTTGATTTTTCTGGGAAAGAGCGACTCAGTTGGGTCCGTATAGGTCAGAAATGGAAAAACCAGGCGTTCCAAAAACGCTCTCATCTGAGCTGTTGATGTTCCCAAATAGATCGGTGACCCGAAGATAAGTGACTGAGCATCCAGAACCTTCTTTAAGATGGGTGTCAGGTCATCCTTTACCGCGCATCTGCCATAGCTTTTCCCGTTCATCATCTTGCATGAGAAACAACTTATGCATCCTTTATAGTTCAGATCATACAGATGGATGAGCTCGGTTTCAGCGCCCTTCGAAGATGCACCTTCCAAGGCTTTTCCAAGCAGGGTCGCTGTGTTCCACTTTTTTCTGGGACTTCCGTTGAATGCTATGACCTTCATGCTCAAATCCTCCTGTGAATTTACCGTTTGCAAAACCGCTGAAAGAGAAACAGATGTCGGTGGGGATATTGCAATTCATGCCAAGCAACTGGCACATGGCTGGCTCCGTAATTCGGATTGCAGACTGGCGTAAAACCATGGATAGCAGGCTTTAACACCAGTACTTGAGAAAAGATGAGCTTTCTGATGCCGGAGAAAATCCGGCACCAACTCCGCTGTAAACTGGACCGTTTTTTCTATTCCAGCGCAATCACTGGCCCAGTCCCATACACCTGAAAACGCAGATAAGAAAGCACTGTTGATTTACTCCGAATCAAACTCAAGAGAATGTTCTATCCGGATGCAGCCAGTTACGCTCATGGCTGCGGGACACTTTTCGATGTAATTCTCCATTGCCGAAGAGATTGTCAAACTCTATAAACGCCGCTGGGACATCGAGGTGTTCTTCAAGATCTCAAAGAGCTATTTGCGCTTGGCCAAAGAGTTCCAGAGCCGTAGCTACGATGCGTTGGTTGCCCATACAACGATTGTGTTTGCCCGTTATATCATGCTGGAATTGGCCAGGCGTTCGGCAAAAGACCCAAGAACGCTGGGCAGCCTGTTCCATGCCGGGTGCGATGAGTTGCGGCAAACCAGTTTTGCCGAAGCCGTCACCTTGTTGTTGACCTCGTTGCGGCAGTTGATTAAGGGGTTCGGCGATAAAATCGCGGCACCAATCGCGCAGGCCTTGGACGCATTTTGGGCGCAAATGCCGAGCTTATTGCGAAGGCCGATGCTACTTCCAGCCTGTATTTTTTAAAAGATCAATGTGATATCAAACTATTACGCCGCTTGGGGCGGTGCGAAAGTTGAGTTAAAAACAAAATATAAGCACTAAGACTGGGTCAATTCAATCTACAGTCTCAGGAATTTATCATGTTCGCTCTCAACATCTCACGATAGTACCCGTCATGCTTCGGTGAGGAGATAATCGTCTTGATACTCATATCCACGCGCTTTTGCGAACGATATAGTTGGAAGATGTAGCCTGACATGCGGGTGTCGCCGATGATCAAGTATCCGCTTATCTTCCCTTCCACCATGTATACCCGGCGCCAGATGTCCCCCTGTTGCCAAGTGACCGGCTCGCCGCTGAAGCTGCCAGCTGAAACAATCGGGAAGTCGATATGTTTTTTCAACACATTGGTGTTGATCGAACCGGCATATTCACCGTCACCCTGGACCAGATGGCGGGCGGCGGTGCGTGCCTGAGCCATGGCGTTGGGATAGGTGGCGTAAATTCCGTCTTTACCGGTGACCAAGTGCGGGGTGATCGCTACATCGCCAGCGCAGTAGATGGTCGGGTCCGCCAGCATCTGCGGGGAAACGGTCACCCCTTTGTCTTGTCCGGTCATTGCCTCTGAATTTGGAGAGACGCCGATGGCGATTATCAACAGTGTGGTCTCCATGCTGCCGCCGTCAGAGAAGCTGACTCCGGTCAACTGCCCGTGGTCGGCTGTGATGCCGTCAACCGTGGCTTTAAGGCGGATGTTTATCCCGGTCTTCTCCCGTAGTTTGTCGGTGGCAAAGTGGCCGCCATCCTCATCGGTCATCTGGGAGAGTACGCGGGTATTGCGATGCACTAGGGTGATCTCAAGACCACGGTGCCAGAGGGCCAGGGCCGCATCCACACCGATGAAACCACCGCCGAACACCACGGCTCTGGTGACATTATGTTCAAGAACATAACGATCAATTGCCACCATGTCGGTCAGGGTCTTGAAGCCGAAGACTCCGCTGGTATCCAGCCACTCAGGGTTGGGATACCAGCTTTTGGCGCCGGTTGCATAGAAGAGGCGGTCGTAACTTTCGCTCTTTCCAGACGCGGTGGTGATCAAGCGTCGTTCCGGGTCGACCGACACCACCGGACTCCCCAAGCGGCTGGTGACCCCATATCTTTCATAGAAGTCACTCCCCTTCCAGTAAACCGTATCGAGCGGTTCACCGGCCAGGAAAAATGGGATCACACAGGGTGAATAGGGGGGGTAATTCTCATCTCCGACCATGGTGATCGGGCCTTCGAACCCCTCCAGCCGCAAGCGTTGGACAAATTCAGCCGCAGCCATCCCGGTGCCGACAGTAACGACCTTCATCGTTCCTCTCCACTACGACGTTGACACTCCTTGCGGCGCAGTTCTCGAAAAAGCTCCAGCAGCGGAGGCATCCGGTCGTCTTTCCCTAATAGATATTGTTTCAGCCCGCTGCGTGCCCTGCCGCCTCTGATATCTTCTAAATCGCCGTAGATCAAGGCGCCGGAATGGCAGGCTTCGACACAAGCCGGTTGCCCTCCTTGCTTGATCCGGTCATTACAGAGGTCGCATTTGTAGGCCACATCCCTGCCGTATTTGGCGCGATGGGTCTCCTTGAAGGCGATAGCGTCAAAGGGGCAAACCATGGCGCACATTGCACAGGCTTTACACATATCTGGGTTCAACAGTACCGCGCCGCTCGTCTCGTCACGGGTAATGGCGCCCGAGGGACAGGCGTCAAGACAGTCGGCAGGTGAACAGTGGCGGCAGGAGAGCGGGAAGGCTTCGTGCTCGACACCGAGCACCCGCACATTGATCTGCGTTTTGGTGTCACCCAGCATTCCGAAAAGGTTGTGGCTCGGGTGATGTTCAATGGCGCAGACCGTTTCACACGCCTTGCAGGCCATACATTTCTTGTAATCGACAAACACTTTTTTCATGGTGTTCCTCCCATGTCAGTGTGAATGATTTTCTGCGCATTCGCAGGTGTGCGACCCAAGGCGGGAGGCAAGGGCCGCGACAGCAGCCCCGTAGTCGCTATCCTTCATATCCATGATCCTAGTGACCGCTGGTTCGAGTGTTTCAAGCCGTGGCTCGAATGGCAGCAGGAATACGGAATTGAAGTTTTGCGCCAGACCGGTACCAATGTAATCGTCGAAGCGGGCCATCTTTTCTGCGGTCCCCTGGTTGCCACGGTTGATGACCAAGGAAACATGGGCAATGCCGGACTCCCGCGCAAGCTTGGCGGAATGTTCGGCCACGGTTAAAGCGTTGAAAGTGTCGTCGGAGACGACCAGACAGTGATTAAAGCCTTTGGCCAGCGCCCGGCCAAAATGCTCTACTCCGGCCTGGGTGTCGAGCAGAATCGCCTCGTTGTCACGTAGCGCCAGATGGCGGATGGTGGAATCAAGCAGTACGTTTTCGGCGCAGAGGCAGCCGCCACCAGCCTGCTTGACAGTCCCCATCACCAGCAGGTTGAGGTTGTTGGAAACGTTAACTCCGAAGCGTTTCACCACGTCGTTGACGTCCGGATTCAGTTTAAACATCGCACCCCAACCGCTAGCACCGGGGCGGATGCCGGTCTTCTCCTCGATATAGCCATGGTTCAGATTAAGCGGAACAATTTTGCCCGCAGCCTCAATACCCAGGCCAAGCGCATGAGGGAGGTTCATCTGCGGGTCTTCATCCACCGCCAGCACCATGACTCCATTGCGTGCCAGTTGCGTGGCAAGACAGGAAGTCAGGGTGGTTTTCCCAACCCCCCCCTTGCCGGTGATCACGACGCGAAATCCGTTACCTTGACACATAGAGACTTCACCTTAACAGTTAATGTTAAATCGACAGCGCCGCGCGGCGTTCCATGATGATCGCTTCCATCTTGTCGGCGGCAACGAGCGGATCTTCCTCAACAAAGAAGTAGCCCCCCAGTAAATCCTTGGCACCCTCAGTGAGAATACTGGTGACAGCTGGACTACCGAGGATCGGCGGCAGTGGCCAGAGGTGTACCGGGATTCCGCTGCCCACAAAGTAGGAACCGATGGCGACCGCTTTTTCAGTGGTCCATTCCGGTGCCGAGCCGACCAGCGGCAATTGGGAGATGTCCAGGTCGAGATGGTCAGCAATCGCTCCGGCCAACACCAGCATCCGCGAACAGTCCACGCACGATCCCATATGCAGTACCGGCGGGATGCCGAGCTGCTTGCAGACGGCCTTGAGGCCGTCACCGGCCAACTCCTGGGCCGAGAGATCCATCAATCCGGCCTTGGCCGCTCCGATTGCCCAGCAGCCGGTGCCGATCACCAGGATATCGCGTTTGATCAGTTCGGCGGTCAACTGGCGGTGAAATAAATCCTGCTGCACCTTGACGTTGTTGCACCCGACAATTCCGGCTACCCCTTTGATCGTGCCGTTCAGGATCAGATCGATCAGCGACTTGGGCGTACCCCCCAACGCCTTGAGAATTTCTTCCACCGTAAATCCAACCATGGCGGTTGCAGTATGTTCGGGGATATTGATGCGGTTTTTGTTGCGCCGCGGGAAGGCGGCGATCGCCTCATTGAGTATTTTCAGTGAGATGGCGTCGGCCTGATCCTCATGGAACTGGATGTGGACTGCGCCGGGGATCTTGGCCTGGTCACTGGTGGTGATGAAGCGGGTATGAAAGCAGGAGGCCAAATCGGCCAGGGCCGGATAGATGCACTGTACGTCCACCACCATGGCGTCCACAGCCCCGGTCATGATCGCCAGTTCGCTGTGCGCCTCGTTGCCAGCCATGCCGACCCCTTGGCGCAGCAGCACCTCGTTACCGGTGCAACAGAGACCGACGATATTCACCCGCGTCGCGCCAGCGACAACCGCAGCCTGATGGATTTCCGGTTTCTGGGCCATTTCGACTATTTTTGCCGAAAGAATCGGCTCATGGCCATGAATAACGACATTGACGCTGTCGATCTCAAGCACGCCCAGATTGGCTTTTATCGTTTTGATGGTCGGCGTGCCGAGCAGGATGTCCTGCACCGAGGTGGCGATCATCGAACCACCCCAGCCGTCAGCGAGGGAACAGCGAATGCTCTGGGCGATCAGGGAGAGCGGGTCGGCATCACACCCGAAGTGGGTACGATGGAGGATATCGACCGCCTCGCGGTCAATGCCGCGCGGCAGCAGACCGATCACGGAGCCAGTGCTTTCCAAAAGGGTCTTTTCCAGGTTCTTCAGATGCTGATAGCGCTTTTTCGGCATGAACTTTTTCAGAAAGATGATCGGTTCATCGTCCTGTTTGCCAAAACAGTTGATGGCGGCATCGGCCAGGTCATTGGCAATCTCCGGGAACCCTCGCCCCTCGGTGGGGATGCCGATCCGGGTGGCGACAGCCACCAGCTTGTCCGTATCGGTCAGCTGATAATTGGTGTTGGCACCTGTTGCCACGGCTTTCAGCAGCAGAGCGGCCTTGCGGCCGTGATCAGAATGGGAGGAGGAACCGGCCGCGGCCATACGCGCCAAGTTGCGCGCCACGATGGTATCGGCGGTTGCACCGCAGACACCCTGAGTAGGGCCCTCTCCGAACGGATCGATCCGGCATGGTCCCATCGAACAAATCTTGCAGCAGGTGCCAAGCTGGCCGTAACTGCACTGTGGCTGCTGTTTCTCATAGCGACTCCACTGGTTGTCGTACTGCTCTCTGTCAGCAATCGCCAACATCTCCACCGCCACCGGATCTGCGCTCCGGTGATCATGTTTTCCGCATCCTGCGTCGCACGTAGACATAGTAGAATCCTCCCTTAATCTATTAGTAACTGATCTTGACAAAAAGTATACTGAACATAGATACACGTGGAAAAGCAGGAACTTGTGAAATGCCTCAGGGGTATGTAAAGGGAGGGCAAATGTGAGTGAAAGTTATTTGATGCCGATTTCGACCAGGAATTCCTGAAGTTTGTTGCGACTGATTGGCAGGCAGAGATCTCTCCCCTTGACGTTCACGGTGCACTCTAGTCGCTCCCGGTTTACTTTAATTACTTTGGAAATATTGATCAGATAGCTGCGGTGAGTCCGGAAGAAACTATCGTCCGGCAGACGTTTGGCGATAGAGCCAATGGCCATGCCGCAGTGATACTCACCTGATTCGGCGTAGATCTGAGCATAGATGTTATCTGCCTTGATGTAGATGATCTCCTCCGGCTTGAGCAGGCGGAGATCCCCATTTGAGGTGACTGGCACCCGAAAGAGTTTACGTTTCGACAAGATAAGCTGGGTGATGTCGTAGAAGGTGGCGCAGAGTTGGTCCTCGACCATGTCGCGGTTTACCAGAGGGGTCAGTTTAATCAGCAAATAGCGATCCAGGCCGTCATGACGAATCATTTTCAGCGACAGCGGAATCTGGCGTTTCGATTCCCCTGCCAGGCGCAGCATGTCGCCGACCTTTGCGCGATCCTTTTCGTGGTGAAAGCCGAGGATGTCCGTCTGAAAGAGCCGTTCGACAGGTATTCCCCCAAACATCAGGAAAAACATGCGGTTGATATGCGAGATCGAATGGTCACTGTTGAGAATCACGACCCCCGGTTCAAGGCTTTCGATCATACTGATAAGGCTGCGACTGCTCATGAATTGATCCTGAGAGGGAACAGGCCACTCAATTGAGAAGTTGCCATTGTGACCTTCCCTCGAAATTGTGGACAGTCCGAAAAGCTGCTAAAACAGCACAAGGAGGACTGGTATGGTTTAGAAGGGAAAGCGTTATACCCGTGAAATTAAGATCGAGACGGTACATTTGTAACTGGCATTGATCACTCCGTAACCGATGTGGCCAGAGATCTGGCAATCCCCCCCCCAAAACACGCTTTACAAATGGATTCACCAGTACGGCGAGAATCCCGTTGAATTTTGGGAACCACATCTATTTATCCCATGATAAGTAACCAGTCAAGAACACGGGCGACAGGTGTAAAGGTAGTTGTCAATTCTATCCGATAAGTTATGTCAGCAATATATGATCTATGAAAAGCATGGGGATTGCCCAATTATTAAATACCCTGGCCTACAGTAACCTGCCCGGTTTCCGGGATCGTTTAGAGAATATCCTGGAAAATACCAAGGGCGTTGCTGATGGTGCCACTCAAGTCTTTACAGGATCTTCAATAATTATGCGCAGCCGCTTTCCAAGAGCAGCGGTTGCTTGTTCCAAAGTTTTGAGCGTAACGGCAGTGTTCTGCGGGTCAAGAAGTCGGTTGACCGCCGCCCGGGAGGTGTGCATTTTGGCTGCCATTTCGGTCTTGGTCAGACGTTGATTCTCCATCTCCTGGTGGATCTGGTAGGCCAAAATCCTCTTAGCTGCGGTTGCCTCGACCTCGCCCAGGATGCCTTCCTCAGTAAGGAAGCTATCAAAATCGCTACCGATATTTTTATGAGTTGCCATCGATTTCAGCCTTTCTTTTGCGTGCCAGTTTCATGTCGTCATCCGGAGTTTGCTGGGTCTTCTTTATGAAGCCGTGAAGGAGGATGATCTGAGGGCCATGGGTGCAAAAAAGAACGCGAGCGATACGGTTTGCCAGCCTGGAGCGCACCTCGAAAAGCCCCTCTCCTAAAGGTCGCACCAAAGGCATGCCGAGGGGCCAGCCCCACTGGACAGTCTTGATGTCCTCACCGATGATCTTCCGTTCCTCCTGTGGCAAATCCTTTAACCACTCGCGGACGGGTTCTCTACCACTGTCCTGCCGAAAAAATTTCACTTGTAGTGGTTTTGGAGTTTCCATGACAGCCTAATTGTATCAAAATTGATACGAATGGCAAGAAAAAACAACGAGAAAGGAGGAAGTCATGGGAATGAGAGTTGGGTACGCACGGGTGAGTTCATCAGGGCAAAAACTGGATCTTCAAATGGACCGGCTGGCCGACTGCGACCGCATCTACCATGAGAAGGCATCGGCCGCTTCAGCGAAGGGCCGACCAGAACTGCAAAAGGCTCTCGATTTTGTCCGGGATGAGGATGTTTTCGTGGTCACCAAGCTCGACCGCTTGGCAAGATCAGTAGTCGACCTGGCCGGAATTGTCCAGAAACTCGAAGCAAAGAATGTCGACCTAGTCGTCCTGGACCAGGGGTCGACACGACAACTATGTATGGCCGGCTTCAGTTTAATATCCTTGCCGCGATCGGTGAGTTCGAGCGGGAGCTGATCAAAGAACGATCCATGGAGGGGCGCCTCAAGGCCATCGCCCGCGGAGTGAAGTTTGGCGCCAAGCCGAAATTGACCAAGCAGGAGATCGCGGAGTTGGTCAGGGACTTCGAAGCGCCGGGGTGCAGCAAAACATTAATTGCCGAACATTAGTAAACGTCAACTGACACCATCTTGATCAGGCGAGTGTATCGCGGCATTCTTCTGCTTGGCTGCCAACCATCGATCCGGTAGCAGTTCATGGATGCGCCGGGCGGGATGCCCCATAATGCGGCGCAAAACATCTTCAAGGTAGGTTTGCGGATCGATGCCCAGATTTCGGCAGGTCTGCACCAGGGAGAGCAGAACCGCACTGGCCCGGCCGCCGTTTTCGCTGCCAACGAACAACCAGTTTTTGCGCCCGATGGTCAGGGGGCGGATGGCGCGCTCGGCGACGTTGTTGTCCAGCCGGGCATCGGGATGATTCAGATAATTTTCAAAATGCGGGGCAAGGCTCAGATAGTAGTTCAGCGCCTGGTGGAATTTGGACTTGGGCAAGATTCCACCGGCCAGCACCCGTTCTTTGATAATCTGCGTCAGCTCATCTAAAATCGGCTTTTCGAGCTCGCGCCGGATGCGCAGCCGCTGCTTGGGAGTGCGCGCCCAGGCCACGCGCTCAAGCAGAAACAGATAGCGGATCTTGCGTAGAATGAGGCCGCGCAACTCGGGATCGCCGCTTTCGGCCTCGACGAACTTGCGGCGCACGTGCGCCATACACGGACACCAGTCGATTCCCTCGCGCTGGGCGAGCTTTTCATAGGCGCCGTACTTATCCGAATGCAGCAGTCCCTTGAACTCTTTGAGAGTCTTCTCGGGATGCGCATGGTTGCGATTGCGGTGAAACTCGAAGAAGCGGTAAGGCGGATCACCGCCTCCACCGCCGGCATAGACCCACATATAAGCCTGCTTGCAGCGCCCCTTGCCTTTTTCCTGCAGGCGAATCGGGCTTTCATCGGCAAAAAACGACGCCGCTTTGCAGAATCCGGGACTTCATAGCCTCATAGAGCGGGGAAAGCCCCTCGCCAAGCGTCAGAACCCACTTGGAGAGGGTCTGGCGGCTGATGTGAATCTGCGAGCGCCCCAGGATTTCCACCAGACGGTTCAGCGGCAGGTGGTCGGCGAATTTGGCATTCAGAACATAGGCGAGCAGACTCTCGTCAGCCGCACAGCGCTCGATGACCGCCTCGGGCAAAGAGGCCGTGCGCACACCCAGATCGGGATGGTTGCGCGAGGCATATTTGGGCCGCACATACTCGATGATGTAGAACTGCTCGGCCGTGCGCGCCAGCTTGCGCGAGATCTCTTCTCCGATGCACACCAGGGGCTCGCCGGTTTGCGGACAGGTTTTCTCATGCGCCGCCACATCGAGCTCGACCCGTTTGACCGGAAGGTCATCGGGGTAGCTCAGCGTATCGGCGCCACGATTTCTAGCCGGCTTTCGCCGCGTATAGTGGATCTCCTGCGTTTTTTCCTGGGGCAGCGACGCCGCGATCTGGTCGCCAAAATCCAGCGGCAGGGTCTGGCTGTCCGGGTTGCCCACGATGCGCTCGCTTCGGCGGCCGAAGAGCTGTTTCTGCATCCAGGCGAGCTGCTCGCTTAGCAGCGCAACCTGCGCCTGCAGAGCCGCGATGTCGGCATCTTTTTGCCGCAGAAGATCGTGGACGCACGACGTGTCCGCCTTGGTGTCATCCTCATTCAACATGGCGAAAATACTAACACAAATCGGCATTAAAGGGAAGAGGTAACGCCTCATTTCGGCAAGGAAAATCGCCTGCTCAGCCGCTTTGGCGTCACCCCCTCGAGCAGCAGAACGAACTGCTGGCGAGTGAGCACATCGCGGCCACCGAAACAGTCCGGGAAGCTGCCCTGTTCCAGACGCTTGTACCAGATGGCAAAGCCGTCGCCCTCCCAATATAGGATCTTGATCAGGTTGCGACGGCGGTTGAGAAACAGAAAAAGCGAACCGGTCAGTAGCTTGCCGGGAAAGGCCGCCTCGACAAGCGCGCTTAGCCCCTCGAAGCTCTTGCGCATATCGACGGGCTGGTCGCAGAGGTGAATGGGCTGGCAGCCGGAG
Protein-coding sequences here:
- the tnpB gene encoding IS66 family insertion sequence element accessory protein TnpB (TnpB, as the term is used for proteins encoded by IS66 family insertion elements, is considered an accessory protein, since TnpC, encoded by a neighboring gene, is a DDE family transposase.), which gives rise to MRPSGCQPIHLCDQPVDMRKSFEGLSALVEAAFPGKLLTGSLFLFLNRRRNLIKILYWEGDGFAIWYKRLEQGSFPDCFGGRDVLTRQQFVLLLEGVTPKRLSRRFSLPK
- a CDS encoding IS66 family transposase, whose product is MLNEDDTKADTSCVHDLLRQKDADIAALQAQVALLSEQLAWMQKQLFGRRSERIVGNPDSQTLPLDFGDQIAASLPQEKTQEIHYTRRKPARNRGADTLSYPDDLPVKRVELDVAAHEKTCPQTGEPLVCIGEEISRKLARTAEQFYIIEYVRPKYASRNHPDLGVRTASLPEAVIERCAADESLLAYVLNAKFADHLPLNRLVEILGRSQIHISRQTLSKWVLTLGEGLSPLYEAMKSRILQSGVVFCR
- the tnpC gene encoding IS66 family transposase, whose protein sequence is MRLQEKGKGRCKQAYMWVYAGGGGGDPPYRFFEFHRNRNHAHPEKTLKEFKGLLHSDKYGAYEKLAQREGIDWCPCMAHVRRKFVEAESGDPELRGLILRKIRYLFLLERVAWARTPKQRLRIRRELEKPILDELTQIIKERVLAGGILPKSKFHQALNYYLSLAPHFENYLNHPDARLDNNVAERAIRPLTIGRKNWLFVGSENGGRASAVLLSLVQTCRNLGIDPQTYLEDVLRRIMGHPARRIHELLPDRWLAAKQKNAAIHSPDQDGVS